A genomic window from Brevibacillus agri includes:
- a CDS encoding RHS repeat domain-containing protein, which yields MRTQATSASGEPYYSNLSYEYNDQYLLRKETEIHSFPVNLSGYKSQITERTYEYTNAQLYSITENFGGKTRTQTFPAYDSYGVQPTQISLTGIELESGKTDVLNFSLEIDNQGQVKSQTYPNGSKVTYEYDTLGRVLTESFRHQGATRTTTYVYRDGEASGTSAEGPGIVERILPDSSRVITYYTPYGDIAYQEQRGTSGGKRPLVENEFTPDGMQISRTIPYGNQAQSTTYAYDWDGFVYQTTNALGTTRSHRANAYSDGTSYLPRLTEQTLSPNGYIVTTYRDLYGRVESVEETTQRGSHRRVTTYQTDRFGKVTDKEVSDGSTSQRWTMRYDHNDQLVYLRDPENNIHEYSYDGLGNLTTVLENGTPTAVYTYNALSWKLSEKNPETKAEQYTYEKNGAVKTFKDKNGVLFSYQYSPFNERTKVSAGSGFYEERSYDPLSGSLLTETNNNGQTVRYGYDEYRRLNRQTMMGKDYQLVYTDHDEAIDAIVYPSRSAVSGSAPALRVDYTYDNASRLSAVTIPGVGTTSYSYDMNNSGETDIVSYPGQSSAMQKTISSFAEITGMNHADGWNETNGYDLFGNITSQKRGGANYGTFAYDKLSRIKEETIQGNTRQYAYDRRGNRQIYANAPADSTRSYELKHDLLNRLTEYKDAKGTTTYTYYPGGLRATKQQTGSVTDTTHYVYLNGQVIEELTQEGRLKARNVFGNQLIWRKDYTTNQEGTYYYNSHGDVVKIKGSSGNVLNTYEYDIWGNLIADKVKETMMNPFAYAGEMYDKESGFYYLRARYYDPKMGRFVSEDTVKGQVDNPLTLNRYTYTHNNPVRYIDPTGHDAWLVHGTFSDNSTWKDDFVTYFKGLYKEDVRKFEWSGDNDNTARVKAAQSLAADIMNWRSIKGNEKKPIRLIGHSHGGNVSILAANVLEHEGIQVETLVTIATPVRELEYYLEYPVGQHLHVYNERDGVQVNGGSVWLLGEAKREFTNAANIKIEVGEEYDPIAAHSAMHSNVETWKKYITPYLEKFYVEPKR from the coding sequence ATGCGAACGCAGGCGACCTCCGCGTCCGGCGAGCCGTACTATTCGAACCTTTCCTACGAGTACAACGACCAGTATTTGCTGCGAAAAGAAACGGAAATTCACTCGTTCCCGGTGAACTTGTCGGGCTACAAAAGCCAGATTACCGAGCGAACCTATGAATACACGAATGCGCAGCTTTATTCGATCACGGAAAACTTTGGCGGAAAGACGAGGACGCAAACGTTTCCCGCATACGATTCGTACGGCGTGCAGCCTACGCAAATATCTCTGACCGGAATCGAGCTGGAGAGTGGGAAAACGGACGTCCTGAACTTCTCGCTGGAGATCGACAACCAAGGCCAGGTAAAAAGCCAGACGTACCCAAACGGCAGCAAAGTCACCTACGAATATGACACGCTGGGAAGAGTCCTCACCGAGAGCTTCCGCCACCAGGGCGCGACCCGCACCACCACGTACGTGTATCGGGACGGTGAAGCATCCGGCACGAGCGCGGAGGGGCCGGGGATCGTCGAGAGAATTTTGCCGGACTCGTCTCGGGTCATCACCTACTACACGCCATACGGAGACATCGCCTATCAGGAACAGAGAGGGACGAGCGGAGGCAAACGCCCGCTGGTAGAAAACGAGTTTACCCCGGACGGTATGCAGATCAGCCGCACGATCCCATACGGAAACCAGGCGCAGAGCACAACGTATGCCTACGATTGGGACGGCTTCGTCTACCAGACCACGAACGCCCTGGGAACGACCCGCTCCCATCGGGCCAACGCGTATTCAGACGGCACCAGCTATTTGCCGCGCCTGACCGAGCAAACGTTGTCCCCGAACGGCTACATCGTCACCACCTACCGCGACCTGTACGGGCGGGTGGAGAGCGTGGAAGAAACGACCCAACGAGGCAGCCACCGCCGCGTGACCACCTACCAGACCGACCGCTTCGGAAAAGTCACGGACAAAGAAGTCTCGGACGGCAGCACCTCCCAACGCTGGACGATGCGCTACGATCACAACGACCAGTTGGTCTATTTGCGCGACCCGGAAAACAACATCCACGAATACAGCTACGACGGACTCGGCAACCTGACCACCGTGCTCGAAAACGGCACGCCCACTGCCGTGTACACGTATAACGCGCTGTCCTGGAAGCTGTCCGAGAAGAACCCGGAGACCAAAGCCGAGCAGTACACCTATGAAAAAAACGGTGCCGTCAAAACGTTCAAAGACAAAAACGGCGTCCTTTTCAGCTACCAATATTCGCCGTTCAACGAAAGGACGAAGGTATCCGCAGGCAGCGGCTTCTACGAAGAACGCAGCTACGATCCGCTCTCCGGCTCGCTTTTGACGGAAACAAACAACAACGGCCAAACCGTCCGCTACGGCTACGACGAATACCGCCGCCTGAACCGCCAAACGATGATGGGAAAAGACTACCAGCTCGTCTACACCGACCACGATGAGGCCATCGACGCCATCGTTTATCCATCTCGCAGCGCCGTTTCCGGCTCGGCTCCCGCCCTGCGCGTCGATTACACCTACGACAATGCCAGCCGCCTCAGCGCCGTGACGATCCCCGGCGTAGGAACGACGAGCTATAGTTATGACATGAACAACAGCGGAGAGACGGACATCGTCTCCTACCCCGGCCAGTCGTCAGCGATGCAAAAGACGATTAGCTCCTTTGCCGAGATCACAGGAATGAACCACGCCGACGGCTGGAACGAGACCAACGGCTACGACCTGTTCGGCAACATCACGAGCCAAAAGCGCGGCGGAGCCAACTACGGCACGTTCGCTTACGACAAGCTGTCCCGGATCAAAGAAGAAACGATCCAGGGAAACACCCGCCAGTACGCCTACGACCGCCGCGGCAACCGCCAAATCTATGCCAACGCGCCCGCCGATTCGACGCGCAGCTACGAACTGAAACACGACTTGCTGAATCGCCTGACCGAATACAAGGACGCCAAAGGAACAACGACGTACACGTACTATCCAGGCGGCCTGCGCGCGACGAAACAGCAGACCGGAAGCGTCACGGATACGACCCACTACGTGTACTTGAACGGGCAAGTGATCGAGGAGCTGACCCAGGAAGGACGGCTCAAAGCTCGCAACGTCTTTGGTAACCAACTGATCTGGCGCAAAGACTACACGACGAACCAGGAGGGCACCTACTACTACAACAGCCACGGGGATGTCGTGAAGATCAAAGGTTCGAGCGGGAATGTGTTGAATACGTATGAGTACGACATCTGGGGCAACTTGATTGCGGACAAAGTCAAGGAAACGATGATGAACCCGTTTGCGTATGCAGGGGAAATGTACGACAAGGAGAGCGGTTTTTACTACCTGCGTGCGCGGTATTATGATCCGAAGATGGGGAGGTTTGTGTCGGAGGATACGGTTAAGGGACAGGTTGACAATCCGCTGACGCTCAACAGGTATACGTATACTCACAACAATCCGGTTAGGTATATTGATCCTACAGGACATGATGCATGGCTAGTTCATGGGACGTTTTCAGATAATTCTACTTGGAAAGATGATTTTGTTACGTATTTCAAAGGTTTATATAAAGAGGATGTAAGGAAATTTGAGTGGTCAGGTGATAACGATAATACGGCAAGGGTAAAGGCCGCACAATCTTTGGCAGCAGATATTATGAATTGGCGAAGTATTAAAGGGAATGAGAAGAAACCAATTCGGCTAATTGGTCACAGTCATGGCGGAAATGTATCAATATTAGCAGCTAATGTTTTGGAACATGAAGGAATTCAGGTGGAAACGCTTGTTACTATTGCTACTCCTGTAAGGGAACTTGAATATTATTTAGAGTATCCAGTGGGACAGCATCTACATGTTTACAATGAACGAGATGGTGTACAAGTAAATGGGGGAAGCGTATGGCTACTTGGCGAAGCCAAACGGGAGTTTACAAATGCAGCAAATATAAAAATTGAAGTAGGGGAGGAGTATGACCCAATTGCGGC
- a CDS encoding immunity protein TriTu family protein produces the protein MLDNFQIWAREIKGWLQAKGVETEEINIVDSTISDNPSITVHHYSPEKFIGLITLWETNTAYVEILEYSSGETVISEHLQIQANSDFNEVFKSYLSTISK, from the coding sequence ATGCTTGATAATTTTCAAATTTGGGCTAGAGAGATAAAGGGATGGTTACAAGCTAAGGGAGTTGAGACGGAAGAAATAAATATTGTAGACTCAACAATCTCTGATAATCCTAGTATCACTGTACATCACTATTCCCCTGAAAAATTCATTGGTTTGATTACACTCTGGGAAACCAATACCGCTTATGTTGAGATACTCGAATATTCAAGTGGCGAAACGGTGATATCCGAACATCTACAGATACAAGCAAATTCGGATTTTAATGAGGTTTTCAAAAGTTATCTTTCTACAATTTCAAAATGA